In the genome of Nocardioides seonyuensis, one region contains:
- a CDS encoding serine/arginine repetitive matrix protein 2, whose amino-acid sequence MNASFATGEGLRQLLQRLHNLDSVGHWSWRTDPEAERLMEFTIRKYRWLAINHGCQPEDSAYAAFEAMHTRAVRTADDPWAVVTRAVQVSLIAEERANGLLCSNPQARRHVTWGRHDARRFCEYENDVLEYHPALRAPAFLGRVVDGPETIDQTKPTTPAEATDRVIALFTALGWPENTTICAVDYICGRLAESKNRPAAHSLLRRDEVGRAALDLDRDAWTALLRLVLGCPEPEYRFTRAGHGLLTLFMCGYEITEFLADDDLILEISQTAPKTARRIDA is encoded by the coding sequence ATGAACGCCTCATTCGCCACCGGAGAAGGGCTGCGCCAGCTCCTGCAACGCCTTCACAACCTCGACTCCGTGGGCCACTGGTCCTGGCGCACCGACCCCGAGGCCGAGCGACTGATGGAGTTCACGATCCGCAAATACCGCTGGCTGGCGATCAACCACGGCTGCCAGCCCGAGGACTCGGCGTATGCCGCCTTCGAGGCCATGCACACCCGGGCCGTGCGCACCGCCGACGACCCCTGGGCGGTCGTCACCCGCGCAGTGCAGGTCAGCCTGATCGCCGAGGAGCGTGCCAACGGGTTGCTGTGCTCGAACCCGCAGGCACGGCGCCACGTCACGTGGGGTCGTCACGACGCCCGCCGGTTCTGTGAGTACGAGAACGACGTGTTGGAGTACCACCCCGCCCTGCGCGCACCCGCCTTCCTAGGCAGGGTCGTCGACGGCCCCGAGACAATCGATCAGACGAAGCCCACCACACCGGCCGAGGCCACCGACCGCGTGATCGCGCTGTTCACGGCGCTGGGGTGGCCCGAGAACACCACGATCTGCGCGGTGGACTACATCTGTGGGCGGCTTGCCGAATCCAAGAACCGTCCCGCCGCTCACTCCCTGCTACGCCGTGATGAGGTCGGACGGGCAGCCCTCGACCTGGACCGCGACGCCTGGACCGCACTCCTGCGGTTGGTGCTGGGGTGTCCCGAGCCGGAGTACCGGTTCACTCGCGCCGGCCATGGCCTGCTGACACTCTTTATGTGCGGCTACGAGATCACCGAGTTCCTCGCCGACGACGACCTGATCCTCGAGATCAGCCAGACCGCACCCAAGACTGCGAGGCGCATCGATGCCTGA
- a CDS encoding ParB/RepB/Spo0J family partition protein, with protein sequence MPDTRGHIELERTIDSIVVGIRHRKDAGDIEALARSIEEVGLLQPITITPNGVLVCGWRRLEAVRRLGWTTLKVWVRSGISDQLSHLLAQQDENEHRKPLTPLETAELYAEIKRLLAEDGQRRQEATRFGAGGGSDGVNGAEGPTAPRGSGDSRNQASRMITGAQSFARLEQINWIRRISCDTNQPESIRTFARNMLTEIDNDAPVEPAYKRVRAAVELASTPDPEVADPDDVKKLGEAALARVRQQDARKGLRALKRKPTGMPFHRSLRSFILMWTELEGWSELYDPHDLAGPLSDEEWERFERVVAETVEFRERLRVARNDLASA encoded by the coding sequence ATGCCTGACACACGCGGCCACATCGAACTCGAGCGGACCATCGACTCCATCGTCGTCGGCATCCGGCACCGCAAGGACGCCGGCGACATCGAGGCACTGGCCCGCTCGATCGAAGAGGTCGGGCTGCTTCAGCCCATCACCATCACCCCCAACGGCGTCCTGGTGTGCGGGTGGCGGCGCCTGGAGGCAGTACGTCGGCTCGGCTGGACCACCTTGAAGGTATGGGTTCGGTCCGGCATCTCCGACCAGCTCTCGCACCTGCTCGCCCAGCAGGACGAGAATGAGCACCGCAAGCCCCTCACTCCGTTGGAGACCGCCGAGCTGTACGCCGAGATCAAGCGACTCCTCGCCGAGGACGGCCAGCGCCGTCAGGAGGCGACGCGCTTCGGAGCAGGCGGCGGTTCTGACGGAGTGAACGGTGCCGAGGGCCCCACGGCACCACGCGGCTCCGGGGACTCCCGAAATCAAGCCTCACGCATGATCACCGGCGCCCAGTCGTTCGCCCGACTCGAACAGATCAACTGGATCCGCCGCATCTCGTGTGACACCAACCAGCCCGAGTCCATCCGCACGTTCGCGCGCAACATGCTCACCGAGATCGACAACGATGCCCCCGTCGAACCGGCGTACAAGCGCGTCCGCGCCGCAGTCGAATTGGCCAGTACGCCGGACCCTGAGGTCGCCGATCCCGACGACGTGAAGAAGCTCGGCGAAGCAGCACTGGCCCGTGTGCGGCAGCAAGACGCCCGCAAGGGCCTACGGGCACTCAAGAGGAAGCCCACCGGTATGCCGTTCCACCGCAGCCTGAGGTCCTTCATCCTCATGTGGACCGAGCTCGAAGGCTGGTCGGAGCTGTACGACCCCCACGATCTCGCGGGTCCCCTCAGCGACGAGGAATGGGAGCGGTTCGAGCGCGTCGTGGCGGAAACGGTCGAGTTCCGTGAGCGACTCAGGGTCGCGCGCAACGACCTCGCCTCGGCTTAG
- a CDS encoding C40 family peptidase gives MSMRILIVGVALAVVLAPGAAVVGVATLVGPAAAGTGSCLTDAAATGSLAVTGDVPTSLSTTNANGETVTFTQRQLQRAATIVAVGKSANVPARGQLIALMAALTESALRVLSNVSAHPGSAEIANDGDGGDHDSLGLFQMRPSTGWGTVRHLMDPVWSSRAFYGGPNGPNHGSPSGLLDIPNWEDLELGEAAQAVEVSAYPDRYVVNQPVAEAILAALSGVGLGAGLACADDGDGEVPVDLPEGFPGAFITAAASQLGLPYVWGGGNFEGPTGGGFDCSGLVLYAAYQASDRRIRLPHYSGDQIRAGRGIAWADKQPGDLIFFSYPGAGRPHHVAIYVGGDQILHAPRTGDVVRYGTIGEFDGEVMTVRRLG, from the coding sequence ATGAGCATGCGCATCCTGATCGTCGGCGTAGCGCTGGCTGTGGTGCTCGCGCCCGGGGCGGCGGTCGTGGGTGTCGCCACGCTTGTTGGCCCTGCCGCAGCAGGGACAGGCTCGTGCCTCACGGATGCGGCGGCGACTGGCAGCCTCGCCGTCACTGGTGACGTACCCACCAGCCTCTCCACGACGAACGCGAACGGGGAGACCGTCACGTTCACCCAGCGACAACTCCAGCGAGCCGCGACGATCGTCGCCGTCGGCAAGTCCGCGAACGTCCCCGCCCGCGGGCAACTCATTGCCCTCATGGCTGCGCTGACCGAATCAGCCCTCAGAGTGCTGTCCAACGTCAGTGCCCACCCCGGATCAGCCGAGATCGCCAACGACGGCGACGGCGGCGATCATGACTCACTGGGCCTGTTCCAGATGCGGCCCTCGACCGGCTGGGGAACCGTGCGCCACCTCATGGACCCCGTCTGGTCCAGCCGCGCGTTCTACGGCGGCCCCAACGGGCCCAATCACGGCTCACCCTCAGGGCTCCTCGACATTCCGAACTGGGAAGACCTCGAGCTTGGTGAAGCAGCCCAGGCCGTCGAGGTGTCGGCCTACCCGGACCGGTACGTCGTCAACCAGCCCGTCGCCGAGGCCATCCTGGCCGCACTCAGTGGCGTGGGCCTCGGTGCTGGCTTGGCCTGCGCCGACGACGGGGACGGCGAAGTCCCGGTCGACCTTCCCGAAGGCTTCCCTGGCGCATTCATCACCGCGGCGGCCTCACAGCTCGGGCTCCCCTATGTCTGGGGCGGCGGGAACTTCGAAGGCCCCACCGGCGGCGGCTTCGACTGCTCCGGCCTGGTCCTGTACGCCGCCTACCAAGCCTCCGACCGCAGGATCCGACTCCCCCACTACTCCGGCGACCAGATCCGCGCCGGACGCGGCATCGCATGGGCCGACAAGCAGCCCGGCGACCTGATCTTCTTCAGCTATCCCGGCGCCGGCCGGCCGCACCACGTCGCGATCTACGTTGGCGGGGACCAGATTCTTCACGCGCCCCGCACCGGCGACGTCGTCCGCTACGGAACGATCGGGGAGTTCGACGGTGAGGTCATGACGGTGCGGCGTCTCGGCTAG